A genomic segment from Pseudosulfitobacter sp. DSM 107133 encodes:
- a CDS encoding pitrilysin family protein produces the protein MSLQQHRLANGFRIVTEHMPGLASASIGIWVNAGGRHEAPKQNGIAHFLEHMAFKGTAKRSALQIAEAIEDVGGYINAYTSREVTAYYARVLEADVPLALDVIGDILLNPTFDKNEIEIERGVILQEIGQALDTPDDVIFDWLQAQAYPEQPIGRTILGPSERIETFTRKDLAKFVAQHYGPEEMILSAAGAVDHDSIVKLAEEMFGGMVPTPAFKLAPASFRGGEVRQVKDLEQAHFALAFESPGYRDEEIYVAQIYASALGGGMSSRLFQEVRENRGLCYSIFAQAGAYDDTGMMTVYAGTSGDQVAELSRITIDEMKRAASDMNPAEVARARAQMKAGLLMGLESPSSRAERLARLVQIWDRVPPLEETIARIDAVTTGDVREFAEHIAATAPVALALYGPVDTAPTLDALQERRVA, from the coding sequence GTGAGCTTGCAACAGCACCGCCTTGCCAACGGCTTTCGCATCGTGACCGAACACATGCCGGGGCTGGCCTCGGCGTCTATCGGGATCTGGGTCAATGCCGGTGGCCGGCACGAAGCGCCCAAGCAGAACGGCATCGCGCATTTTCTCGAACACATGGCGTTCAAGGGCACGGCCAAACGCAGTGCCCTGCAAATCGCCGAGGCGATCGAAGATGTGGGCGGCTATATCAACGCCTATACCAGCCGCGAGGTCACAGCCTATTACGCGCGCGTGCTGGAGGCGGACGTGCCGCTGGCGCTGGACGTGATCGGAGACATTCTGCTGAACCCAACCTTTGACAAGAACGAGATCGAGATCGAGCGCGGGGTGATCCTGCAAGAGATCGGTCAGGCGCTGGACACGCCCGACGATGTGATCTTTGACTGGTTGCAGGCGCAGGCCTATCCCGAACAGCCCATCGGGCGCACCATTCTGGGCCCCTCGGAACGGATCGAAACCTTTACCCGCAAGGATCTGGCAAAGTTCGTGGCCCAGCATTACGGCCCCGAAGAGATGATCCTGTCGGCGGCGGGTGCTGTCGATCACGACAGCATCGTGAAACTGGCCGAAGAGATGTTCGGCGGCATGGTTCCGACACCCGCGTTCAAACTGGCACCCGCGTCGTTTCGCGGTGGGGAGGTGCGTCAGGTCAAGGATCTGGAACAGGCGCATTTCGCGCTGGCCTTTGAAAGCCCCGGCTATCGTGACGAGGAAATCTATGTCGCGCAGATTTACGCAAGTGCCCTGGGCGGCGGCATGTCCTCGCGCCTGTTTCAGGAAGTGCGCGAGAATCGCGGCCTGTGTTATTCGATATTTGCGCAGGCAGGTGCCTATGACGACACCGGCATGATGACCGTCTATGCGGGCACCAGCGGCGATCAGGTGGCCGAACTGTCGCGGATCACCATCGACGAAATGAAGCGCGCAGCCTCGGACATGAACCCCGCCGAAGTGGCCCGCGCCCGTGCGCAGATGAAGGCCGGATTGCTGATGGGGCTGGAAAGCCCGTCCAGCCGCGCCGAACGTCTGGCGCGACTGGTGCAGATCTGGGACCGCGTGCCACCGCTGGAAGAAACCATTGCGCGTATTGATGCGGTGACAACTGGCGACGTGCGCGAATTTGCTGAACATATTGCGGCTACAGCGCCGGTGGCGCTGGCGCTTTATGGTCCGGTTGATACCGCGCCGACGCTGGATGCCTTGCAGGAGCGCCGGGTCGCCTGA
- a CDS encoding GNAT family protein, with the protein MLLSKRKLRIETERLTLRPPIHADFRPWSALRAHSKDYLTPWEPGWAEDHLSRKAFTNRVYWAQRSIANGSAMPLFLIRRADEVLVGAITLDNIRRGPAQAGTLGYWTGQMFARKGYMREAIEAVVHYAFTRQDLSRIEAACLPENAASRGLLEKSGFKYEGVAQSYLQIDGRWRTHVLYASLRHDRRGRTDAR; encoded by the coding sequence ATGTTGCTGTCCAAGCGGAAACTGCGGATCGAGACTGAGCGGTTGACGCTGAGGCCCCCGATCCATGCAGATTTCCGCCCCTGGTCGGCGCTGCGGGCCCATTCCAAGGACTACCTGACCCCGTGGGAACCCGGCTGGGCCGAGGATCATTTGTCGCGCAAGGCCTTTACCAACCGTGTCTATTGGGCCCAACGTTCTATCGCCAACGGTTCGGCCATGCCGCTGTTCCTGATCCGTCGCGCGGACGAGGTGCTGGTGGGGGCGATCACATTGGACAACATTCGGCGCGGGCCCGCACAGGCGGGCACTCTGGGCTATTGGACCGGTCAGATGTTCGCGCGCAAAGGCTATATGCGCGAGGCCATCGAGGCGGTGGTGCACTATGCCTTTACCCGTCAGGACCTGAGCCGGATCGAAGCCGCCTGCCTGCCCGAAAATGCCGCCTCGCGCGGGTTGCTGGAAAAGTCGGGCTTTAAATACGAGGGCGTTGCGCAATCCTATTTGCAGATCGACGGGCGCTGGCGGACGCACGTTCTTTATGCATCTCTGCGCCATGACCGTCGCGGGCGCACCGACGCCAGATGA
- a CDS encoding MBL fold metallo-hydrolase, with translation MLIRLLTALTLMTGTAQAQATRTPSHCIALAGDIDGATFVHKASYDAQVPSETVLIHYIDHASFLIRSHGGLNIVTDFTGYIGNVPMIPDVVTMNHAHDTHWTAFPDPGIAHALNGWGPFGQGIDHHVDLGEVLVRNVSTDIRSQYGGSEAKGNSVFVFELAGLCIGHLGHLHHEPDAAQYAAIGRLDVVMAPIDGGMTLDLPTMTRVLKRLKSSVVLPMHWFSDYTLDEFLTGMADEFAVVEVGGPALQVSRDRLPSRPTIMVLRPEWLRR, from the coding sequence ATGTTGATCCGACTGCTGACAGCTTTGACACTGATGACAGGGACGGCGCAGGCGCAGGCCACGCGCACGCCCAGCCATTGCATCGCGCTGGCGGGTGACATCGACGGTGCGACGTTTGTGCATAAGGCCAGCTATGACGCGCAAGTGCCCAGCGAGACGGTGCTGATCCACTACATTGACCACGCCAGCTTTCTGATCCGCAGCCATGGCGGGCTGAACATCGTGACGGATTTCACCGGCTACATCGGCAACGTGCCGATGATTCCCGACGTGGTGACGATGAACCACGCCCATGACACCCACTGGACCGCCTTTCCCGACCCAGGCATCGCCCACGCCCTGAACGGCTGGGGTCCGTTTGGTCAGGGGATCGACCATCATGTCGATCTGGGCGAAGTGCTGGTGCGCAATGTCTCGACCGACATCCGCAGCCAATACGGCGGCAGCGAGGCCAAGGGAAACTCGGTCTTCGTGTTCGAGCTGGCGGGTCTGTGCATCGGTCACCTGGGTCATTTGCATCACGAGCCGGACGCCGCGCAATATGCGGCCATCGGGCGGCTGGACGTGGTTATGGCGCCGATTGACGGTGGTATGACGCTGGACCTGCCCACCATGACCCGCGTGCTGAAACGGCTGAAATCATCGGTGGTGCTGCCGATGCACTGGTTTTCCGACTATACGCTGGATGAATTCCTGACCGGCATGGCGGATGAATTCGCGGTGGTCGAGGTGGGCGGCCCTGCCTTGCAGGTGTCGCGTGACCGCTTGCCGTCGCGCCCCACGATCATGGTTTTGCGTCCCGAATGGTTGCGCCGCTAG
- a CDS encoding FAD-binding oxidoreductase, which produces MTLTSLTPETEPLLTAALPADRFRRAEARYLEEPRGRYKGQSTLVALPRSVDEVATIVRLCAQHRIGIIPYGGGTGLVGGQVVEDGPVPLILSLERMNAVRAVYADENVAIVEAGVILADVQEAAAQAGRLFPLSLAAEGTARIGGNLSTNAGGTGVLRYGNARDLCLGLEAVLPDGSIWNGLNRLRKDNTGYDLRHLLIGAEGTLGVITAAALKLSPRPAHTGTAMLVVDSPAAALKLLTLGRDLLGESISAFELMHRQGMDFLAEKLPDIRRPWDRPPEWCVLVEVGMSAGQNPTDALERLFVAGAEEGLVSDGIIAQSQGQSDDFWTVREQIPEANRLIGSISSHDISVPLGALAEFITKANARIAALGDFRVNCFGHVGDGNLHYNVFPLAGKTKADHLAERDQIKQAVHDLVHELGGSVSAEHGIGRLKVDDLERYGDPVKLAAMRAIKVALDPAGIMNPGAVLRGRA; this is translated from the coding sequence ATGACATTGACCTCACTCACCCCCGAGACTGAACCGCTGCTGACCGCAGCCTTGCCCGCCGACCGTTTTCGCCGCGCCGAAGCCCGCTATCTGGAAGAGCCGCGCGGGCGGTACAAGGGACAGAGCACCCTTGTCGCCCTGCCGCGCAGCGTTGACGAGGTGGCGACGATCGTGCGCCTGTGTGCGCAACACCGCATCGGGATCATTCCCTACGGCGGCGGCACGGGGCTGGTCGGCGGGCAGGTCGTCGAGGACGGCCCCGTGCCGCTGATCCTGTCGCTGGAGCGGATGAACGCGGTGCGCGCGGTCTATGCGGATGAAAACGTGGCCATTGTCGAGGCGGGGGTGATTCTGGCCGACGTGCAAGAGGCCGCAGCGCAGGCGGGCCGCCTGTTCCCGCTGTCGCTGGCCGCTGAAGGCACCGCGCGGATCGGTGGCAATCTCAGCACCAATGCAGGCGGCACTGGCGTGTTGCGATATGGCAATGCGCGCGATCTGTGCCTGGGGCTTGAGGCTGTGTTGCCTGACGGCAGCATCTGGAACGGGCTGAACCGCCTGCGCAAGGATAACACCGGCTATGATCTGCGTCATTTACTGATCGGGGCCGAGGGCACGCTGGGCGTGATTACCGCCGCCGCGCTGAAACTGTCGCCGCGCCCCGCCCACACCGGTACGGCGATGCTGGTGGTGGACAGCCCCGCAGCGGCGTTGAAACTGCTGACGCTGGGCCGTGACCTGCTGGGCGAGAGCATCAGCGCCTTTGAGCTGATGCACCGGCAGGGCATGGATTTTCTGGCCGAGAAACTGCCCGACATCCGCCGCCCTTGGGACAGGCCGCCCGAATGGTGCGTGCTGGTCGAGGTGGGCATGTCCGCGGGGCAGAACCCCACAGACGCGCTTGAGCGGCTGTTCGTGGCCGGGGCCGAGGAGGGGCTGGTCAGCGACGGCATCATCGCGCAATCGCAAGGGCAGTCAGACGACTTCTGGACCGTGCGCGAGCAGATCCCCGAGGCGAACCGCCTGATCGGTTCGATCAGCAGTCATGATATTTCAGTGCCATTGGGCGCACTGGCCGAATTCATCACCAAGGCCAATGCGCGGATTGCGGCGCTGGGCGATTTCCGGGTGAATTGTTTCGGGCATGTCGGCGACGGCAACCTGCATTACAACGTCTTTCCCTTGGCAGGCAAGACCAAGGCCGACCATCTGGCAGAGCGGGACCAGATCAAACAGGCGGTGCATGATCTGGTGCACGAGTTGGGCGGTTCGGTCAGCGCCGAACATGGTATCGGACGGCTCAAGGTGGATGATCTGGAACGCTACGGCGATCCGGTCAAGCTGGCGGCGATGCGCGCGATCAAGGTGGCATTGGACCCGGCGGGAATCATGAACCCCGGCGCGGTGCTGCGCGGGCGGGCTTAG
- a CDS encoding adenine phosphoribosyltransferase gives MKTVQDYIRTIPDFPHEGIMFRDVTTLFADPRGFRMAIDQMLNPYAGLQIDKVVGLEARGFILGGAIAHQLSKGFVPIRKKGKLPGATIEQAYTLEYGEAVVEIHDDAIQAGETVLIVDDLLATGGTAEAGIKLIERLGGKIISCSFIIDLPDLGGRAKLEAMGMDVQALCAYAGD, from the coding sequence ATGAAAACCGTCCAAGATTATATCCGCACCATCCCCGATTTCCCGCACGAGGGGATCATGTTCCGCGATGTGACAACGCTGTTCGCCGACCCGCGCGGCTTTCGCATGGCCATCGACCAGATGCTGAACCCCTATGCAGGCCTGCAAATCGACAAGGTCGTGGGATTGGAAGCGCGCGGCTTTATCCTGGGCGGTGCTATCGCACACCAACTGTCCAAAGGATTCGTCCCGATCCGCAAAAAGGGCAAGCTGCCCGGTGCGACCATCGAACAGGCCTATACGCTGGAATACGGTGAGGCCGTGGTCGAAATCCACGACGACGCCATTCAGGCGGGCGAGACCGTTCTGATCGTCGACGACCTGCTGGCCACCGGCGGCACCGCCGAGGCGGGCATCAAGCTGATCGAGCGGCTGGGGGGCAAGATCATCTCGTGCAGCTTTATCATCGACCTGCCCGATCTGGGTGGCCGCGCCAAACTGGAAGCCATGGGCATGGACGTGCAGGCGCTGTGCGCCTATGCGGGCGACTGA
- a CDS encoding DUF2269 domain-containing protein produces MDAYLTAKWLHILSSTVLFGTGIGTAFQMVWAMRSDNPVVIHRTASGVVVADWLFTTPAGLIQPATGLWLIHLQGYPLTEPWLLMTYVLYAVAFVTWVPVVGLQIRIRNLTATATTVPAAAYRAFRIWFALGWPAFLALIAIFWLMVHRPPLWG; encoded by the coding sequence ATGGACGCCTATCTGACAGCCAAATGGCTGCACATCCTGTCGTCCACCGTGCTGTTCGGCACCGGCATCGGCACGGCGTTCCAGATGGTCTGGGCAATGCGCAGCGACAATCCGGTGGTGATCCACCGCACCGCATCGGGCGTGGTGGTCGCCGACTGGTTGTTCACCACACCGGCGGGGCTGATCCAGCCCGCCACCGGGCTTTGGCTGATCCACCTGCAAGGCTATCCGCTGACCGAGCCGTGGTTGCTGATGACCTATGTGCTGTATGCTGTGGCCTTTGTGACATGGGTGCCCGTGGTCGGCCTGCAAATCCGCATCCGCAACCTGACCGCCACCGCCACGACGGTGCCCGCCGCCGCATACCGCGCCTTTCGCATCTGGTTCGCCCTTGGCTGGCCTGCCTTCCTTGCGCTGATCGCCATCTTCTGGCTTATGGTCCACAGGCCGCCACTCTGGGGCTGA
- a CDS encoding DoxX-like family protein, translating to MRRHVLILGADGFIGRHIAFAARRAGWQVTAHARNPAALRHMGFHTLRADLNDPVTHDPEFWRPVLAEGAHVINAAGLLTGSAAAMHAVHVAAPAAVYAALPPGARGVLISAIGVEADTPFARHRLDGETAAPEAVTILRPGLVLGHTSYGGSSLARALAALPLVTPMVGKGDQPFNPVHADDLAAIALHCLEHPPMGGPHVVGGPETVTQTQMLQALRGWMGLRPAITLRLPGPLARMMGTIGDAMRLGPISRTAVDQLSQGVHAPHALPEAPQPRAFSAILHAQPCGTQDLWHARLYLMRPVLRLVLAVLWLASGLIGLTLPAADFLPLVPDTLPDTALIVMARAGGLADLAIAAALLRGWRPRLMAAVQFGMIVAYTAAFTLLNPALWLLPLGGLLKNVPLLVLIAMAAIVERER from the coding sequence ATGCGCCGACACGTCCTGATCCTCGGCGCTGATGGCTTTATCGGCCGTCACATCGCATTTGCCGCCCGCCGCGCGGGTTGGCAGGTGACGGCGCATGCGCGCAATCCGGCAGCCTTGCGGCATATGGGGTTCCACACACTGCGCGCGGATCTGAATGATCCGGTGACCCATGATCCAGAGTTCTGGCGTCCGGTGCTGGCGGAGGGTGCCCATGTCATCAACGCCGCCGGTTTGCTGACAGGGAGCGCCGCTGCAATGCACGCGGTCCATGTCGCGGCCCCTGCGGCGGTCTATGCCGCACTGCCCCCCGGCGCGCGCGGCGTGTTGATCTCTGCCATCGGGGTCGAGGCCGACACCCCCTTTGCCCGCCACCGCCTTGACGGCGAGACCGCTGCGCCCGAGGCCGTCACCATCTTGCGCCCCGGTCTGGTGCTGGGGCATACCTCTTATGGCGGCTCGTCCCTGGCGCGCGCGCTGGCGGCGCTGCCCTTGGTGACGCCCATGGTCGGCAAAGGCGACCAGCCGTTCAACCCGGTCCACGCCGACGATCTGGCTGCGATTGCCTTGCATTGCCTTGAGCACCCGCCCATGGGTGGCCCGCATGTGGTGGGCGGCCCCGAGACCGTCACGCAAACGCAGATGCTGCAAGCCCTGCGCGGATGGATGGGCCTGCGTCCTGCCATCACCCTGCGTCTGCCCGGCCCGTTGGCCCGGATGATGGGGACCATCGGCGATGCCATGCGGCTTGGTCCGATCTCGCGCACCGCGGTCGACCAGTTGTCACAGGGCGTGCACGCCCCCCACGCGCTGCCAGAGGCTCCGCAACCCCGCGCCTTTAGCGCCATCCTGCACGCCCAGCCTTGCGGCACGCAGGATCTGTGGCACGCGCGGCTCTACCTGATGCGACCTGTGCTGCGGCTGGTTCTGGCGGTCCTGTGGCTGGCTTCGGGCCTGATCGGCCTGACCCTGCCTGCCGCCGACTTCCTGCCTCTGGTCCCGGACACCCTGCCCGACACCGCGCTGATCGTCATGGCGCGCGCCGGTGGGTTGGCGGACCTTGCCATTGCCGCCGCCCTGCTGCGCGGTTGGCGGCCCCGCCTGATGGCGGCTGTGCAATTTGGGATGATTGTCGCCTATACCGCCGCCTTCACCCTGTTGAACCCCGCGTTGTGGTTGCTCCCCTTGGGCGGGCTGCTTAAGAACGTCCCGCTGCTGGTCCTGATCGCCATGGCCGCCATTGTTGAAAGAGAACGCTGA
- a CDS encoding S-methyl-5'-thioadenosine phosphorylase, translating to MTPTRIAVIGGSGIYDIDGLKDAKWVQVATPWGKPSDQILTGTLDGVEMAFLPRHGRGHVHTPTSVPYRANIDALKRLGCTDVISVSACGSFREEMAPGDFVIVDQFIDRTVNRDKTFFGSGCVAHVSVAHPTCPRLSDACEAAAHAAGIKVHRGGTYLAMEGPQFSTLAESRMYRESWGADVIGMTNMPEAKLAREAELCYASVAMITDYDSWHPDHGEVDVTQIIATLTGNADKGRNLVSRLPALLGAERAPCPHGCDRALEYAIMTAPEARDPELVAKLDAVAGRVLT from the coding sequence ATGACCCCAACCCGCATCGCCGTGATCGGCGGCTCTGGCATTTATGACATCGACGGGCTGAAGGATGCCAAGTGGGTGCAGGTCGCGACCCCCTGGGGCAAGCCGTCCGACCAGATCCTGACCGGCACGCTCGACGGGGTCGAAATGGCGTTCCTGCCACGTCACGGGCGCGGGCATGTGCATACGCCCACCTCGGTCCCCTACCGCGCCAATATCGACGCGCTGAAACGGCTGGGCTGCACCGATGTAATCAGCGTCTCGGCCTGCGGGTCGTTCCGCGAGGAAATGGCACCGGGGGATTTCGTCATCGTCGACCAGTTCATCGACCGCACCGTGAACCGTGACAAGACGTTCTTTGGCAGCGGCTGTGTGGCCCATGTCAGCGTGGCGCATCCCACCTGTCCGCGCCTGTCCGACGCCTGCGAGGCAGCGGCGCACGCGGCTGGCATCAAGGTACACCGGGGCGGCACCTATCTGGCGATGGAGGGGCCGCAATTCTCGACGCTGGCAGAAAGCCGGATGTACCGCGAAAGCTGGGGCGCGGATGTGATTGGCATGACCAACATGCCCGAGGCGAAACTCGCCCGCGAGGCCGAGCTGTGCTATGCCTCGGTGGCGATGATCACCGACTATGACAGCTGGCATCCGGACCATGGCGAAGTGGACGTGACACAGATTATCGCCACCCTGACCGGCAACGCCGACAAAGGCCGCAATCTGGTGTCGCGCCTGCCTGCGCTTCTGGGGGCCGAACGCGCGCCCTGCCCGCATGGCTGTGACCGGGCACTGGAATACGCAATCATGACCGCCCCCGAAGCCCGCGACCCCGAGCTGGTGGCCAAGCTGGACGCCGTTGCCGGTCGGGTTCTGACATAA
- a CDS encoding YaeQ family protein: protein MAQKSTVYKVELSVSDMDRHYYETHKLTVAKHPSETDERLMVRILAFALNAHEHLEMTKGLSSDDEPDVWQKSLSGELELWIALGQPSEKIVRQSCGKADKVIVYSYGRTAGTWWDKIKNSTTRFDNLRVVNLPEAETGALEKLASRAMKVQVNIQDGEVMVSVDDEIAYVTPIILK, encoded by the coding sequence ATGGCGCAAAAATCTACGGTGTATAAAGTTGAACTTTCGGTTTCCGATATGGATCGACACTATTACGAGACGCATAAGCTGACCGTGGCCAAACACCCATCTGAGACGGATGAACGGTTGATGGTGCGGATTCTGGCGTTTGCATTGAACGCGCATGAACATCTGGAGATGACCAAAGGGCTTTCATCGGATGATGAACCGGACGTCTGGCAAAAAAGCCTGAGCGGCGAGCTGGAATTGTGGATCGCACTGGGCCAGCCCAGTGAGAAAATTGTGCGCCAGTCCTGTGGCAAGGCCGACAAGGTGATTGTCTATTCTTATGGCAGAACCGCAGGGACCTGGTGGGACAAGATCAAAAACAGCACCACCCGCTTTGACAACTTGCGTGTTGTCAACCTGCCCGAAGCCGAGACCGGCGCGTTGGAAAAACTGGCAAGTCGCGCGATGAAGGTACAGGTCAATATTCAGGACGGCGAAGTGATGGTCAGCGTTGACGATGAAATTGCCTATGTCACGCCGATCATACTGAAATAA
- a CDS encoding IS110 family transposase, with product MNRITRDAILGIDVSRDWLDIHCLPSNQRLRLPNSEDGHARVGALAKSACALVCFEATGGQEWRLWSALDVAGVATRQLPPAQIKAFAASRGTRAKTDRIDAELIARFMAFRPDAGRTLPHEKIRLLRALVSKRGQLVETRKRLLAQIKAHAKLGSDDLFDVMDGDLKDLLDRQIAGLEVRIEQIIASEEGLATTAAILRSVPGIGPVASTMLIAEMPELGQITGEQAAALTGLAPIAHDSGAMRGKRAIGGGRRPLRHVMFQAALVASHHNPVLKPFADRLREAGKPHKVIITAVARKLVTIVNALCKSRQKWTTQLA from the coding sequence ATGAACAGGATAACACGAGACGCAATCCTTGGCATAGATGTCAGCCGCGATTGGCTGGACATTCATTGCCTGCCAAGCAATCAGAGACTTCGATTGCCCAATTCCGAGGACGGGCATGCGCGCGTGGGCGCCCTGGCAAAGTCAGCCTGTGCGCTGGTTTGTTTTGAGGCCACAGGGGGGCAGGAATGGCGTCTGTGGTCGGCCCTCGACGTTGCAGGGGTCGCGACCAGGCAACTGCCGCCCGCGCAAATCAAAGCCTTTGCCGCCAGCCGGGGCACGCGGGCGAAAACGGATAGGATCGACGCGGAGCTTATCGCGCGGTTCATGGCCTTTCGGCCTGATGCAGGGCGGACCTTGCCGCATGAAAAGATACGTCTTCTCAGGGCTTTGGTGTCCAAGCGTGGTCAGCTCGTCGAAACACGCAAACGGCTTTTGGCGCAAATCAAGGCGCATGCGAAACTGGGTTCGGATGATCTGTTCGACGTCATGGATGGTGACCTGAAAGACCTACTGGATCGCCAGATTGCAGGACTTGAGGTCCGGATCGAACAGATCATCGCCTCAGAGGAAGGCCTTGCCACGACTGCTGCCATCTTGCGTTCAGTTCCCGGCATTGGCCCGGTCGCCAGCACGATGTTGATCGCTGAAATGCCGGAACTCGGCCAGATCACGGGCGAACAAGCCGCCGCGCTGACAGGCCTTGCGCCCATTGCCCATGACAGCGGCGCGATGCGGGGCAAGCGCGCTATCGGAGGCGGCCGGCGCCCGCTGCGACACGTTATGTTCCAGGCGGCGCTCGTCGCCAGTCACCACAATCCCGTCCTGAAGCCGTTCGCAGACCGCCTTCGCGAAGCCGGAAAACCACACAAAGTGATAATCACCGCCGTCGCAAGAAAGCTTGTGACAATCGTGAACGCCCTTTGCAAAAGTCGGCAGAAATGGACTACTCAACTCGCTTGA
- a CDS encoding SulP family inorganic anion transporter, producing the protein MALISNLIHTRFGDFRVAPGDTQLDARQWKTEILSGLTVALALVPEAVAFAFVAGVNPLVGLYAAFLVGLITAIMGGRPGMISGATGALAVVMVALVAQHGVEYLFATVVLMGLLQIFAGAMQWGKFMRLVPHPVMLGFVNGLAIVIFLAQMSQFKVPGTMVDTGHGVSGGEWLSGQPLMIMLALVAATMAIIWITPRLTRAIPAPLAGIGIVAAVVIGFGLDVPRVGDLASIAGGFPAFHIPMVPLNWETFEIILPYAVILAAIGLIESLLTLNLVGDMTGQRGGASQECIAQGVANTVTGFFGGMGGCAMIGQSMINVKSGGRTRVAGITAALFLLAFILVGSSLIEQIPLAALVGVMFMVVIGTFAWNSLMIMRKVPLMDAFVIVLVTVVTVMEDLAVAVVVGVIVSALAYAWNNARRIHAQIENAQDGSKIYKVQGPLFFGSTDGFMEMFEVETDPLSVTVDFADSRVVDQSALQAIETLAGKYEELGKRIQLRHLSRDCHALLSKAGHLVIDSDDDPDYAVAANYGVRTGILGGH; encoded by the coding sequence ATGGCTTTGATCTCGAACCTCATCCACACCCGTTTCGGCGACTTTCGTGTGGCGCCCGGCGACACCCAGTTGGACGCCCGTCAGTGGAAGACCGAAATTCTGTCAGGACTGACCGTCGCGCTGGCGCTGGTGCCCGAGGCTGTGGCCTTTGCCTTTGTCGCCGGTGTGAACCCGCTGGTGGGGCTTTATGCGGCCTTTCTGGTGGGGCTGATCACGGCGATCATGGGCGGGCGTCCGGGGATGATCTCGGGGGCCACGGGGGCTTTGGCGGTGGTGATGGTGGCACTGGTGGCACAGCACGGGGTTGAATACCTGTTCGCCACAGTGGTGCTGATGGGGCTGTTGCAGATCTTTGCCGGTGCGATGCAATGGGGCAAGTTCATGCGGCTGGTGCCGCATCCGGTCATGCTGGGCTTTGTCAACGGGCTGGCGATCGTGATCTTCCTCGCGCAGATGAGCCAGTTCAAAGTTCCGGGCACAATGGTTGATACCGGTCACGGGGTCAGCGGCGGTGAATGGCTGTCGGGCCAACCGCTGATGATCATGCTGGCGCTGGTGGCAGCGACGATGGCGATCATCTGGATCACCCCGCGCCTGACGCGGGCGATCCCTGCGCCCTTGGCCGGCATCGGGATTGTGGCGGCAGTGGTCATCGGCTTTGGTCTGGACGTGCCGCGGGTGGGCGATCTGGCCAGCATCGCGGGCGGTTTCCCCGCATTCCACATTCCGATGGTGCCCCTGAACTGGGAAACCTTTGAAATCATCCTGCCCTACGCGGTCATTCTGGCGGCCATTGGTCTGATCGAAAGCCTTCTGACGCTGAACCTTGTGGGCGACATGACCGGCCAGCGCGGAGGTGCCAGCCAGGAATGTATCGCGCAGGGTGTTGCCAACACGGTCACCGGCTTTTTCGGCGGCATGGGCGGCTGTGCAATGATCGGTCAGTCGATGATTAACGTCAAATCCGGCGGACGCACGCGGGTCGCGGGGATTACCGCGGCGCTGTTCCTGCTGGCCTTTATCCTTGTCGGGTCGAGCCTGATCGAACAGATCCCGCTGGCCGCACTTGTGGGCGTGATGTTCATGGTGGTGATCGGGACCTTTGCGTGGAACTCCTTGATGATCATGCGAAAGGTGCCCTTGATGGATGCCTTTGTGATCGTTCTGGTCACGGTTGTGACGGTGATGGAAGACCTTGCCGTGGCGGTGGTTGTTGGCGTGATCGTCAGCGCGCTGGCCTATGCGTGGAACAACGCGCGCCGCATCCATGCGCAGATCGAAAATGCCCAGGATGGGTCCAAGATCTATAAGGTGCAGGGCCCGCTGTTTTTTGGCTCGACTGACGGGTTCATGGAGATGTTCGAGGTGGAAACCGATCCGCTGAGCGTGACTGTGGACTTTGCCGACAGTCGTGTGGTCGACCAGTCGGCCTTGCAGGCGATTGAAACGCTGGCCGGAAAATACGAAGAACTGGGCAAGCGCATTCAACTGCGTCACCTGTCGCGCGATTGCCATGCGTTGCTGTCCAAGGCGGGGCATCTGGTGATCGACAGTGACGATGACCCTGATTACGCGGTGGCCGCCAACTATGGTGTTCGCACGGGTATTCTGGGCGGTCACTGA